In the Mesorhizobium sp. WSM2240 genome, CGAACGGCTCTCTGCGCTTCTTGCTGATTAGGCGGCGTGGACGAATGAGCCCGTACGGACATGCTGAGAAGACTCTTCGCGAGTTGGTCGTAGCGAGTGGCGATCGAACGGTTGGTCTTCAGCAGGCCGACATCCGGTTGCGCTGCCTATAGAGGACGCGGTCATGCTCGATTTTAACTCGGCGGTTTGATCGCCTGAAATGACGGCCGATGTCCCGATCGGCAAGGTCGTTGCGGATCGCATCAGCATCATAGCCTTTGTCCGCAGTCGGACCTCCGTGCTCTCTCAGCTGGCGTGGAGGATCCGAAAGCGATCTGGTTCCGCCGGATCTCGATCAACGATTTGGATTGGCGCCCAGGCCCATTGCCATACGCTGATGCTTGGCGTGCGGGAGAACTGGATCTTCCCGCGAGTGCCTTCAACTGCAACCCGCGGCCAGGAGTCGGCAGTGTGCGCCCGGTCCACGCCGCGAGAACGCAGCATATCGGCGAGGACGGCGACCGTGTCGTAGCCCTCGAAGGCGACGAAGGAGGGCGCTTCGCCTAGCCGCCTGCGGAGGGCCGTCTCGACTCGTGCGCCGAGTGGGCTGAGGCGCTCGGGCAGATAGCGCAAGAACGGGATCGCGGCGCTGTCGTCGCCCAGCAACGTCGCCCATTCGGCGAACTCCGGTTGCCCGGCCGGAGCACCAATCATGATCCCGGCGAGGCGCTGGTCTTGGCGGACGGACTTGACGATCGACACTGCCGGCTCCGGGTGGCCGACCAGAAGAAGGAGGGCTGTCGCGCGATTGTCGACGAGTTCGTCGCACACCGCCGTGGGGGTGAGCGCGTGCATGTCGAGTTCGATGACGGTGCCGCTGCGTGGAGCGAGGTGGTCCCGCAGAATGCGGGCCCCTGATGCCCAGTAGACACTCGACTCGGCTGCTACGGCGATTCGACGGTGGCCCGCGCTGAGGAGGAAGTCTGCGTAGATCTGCCAGCCGTGGGACTGAGCCGGGGCGAGGCGCGCGACCCATTTCGTTGGCTGTTCGGTGAGCGCGTCGAGAACTGCTGACGAGCAGAGGAACGGCAGGCCGAGGGCATCGGCCCTGGCAGCAGCGGCGCGAGCGACGACGCTGTGATACTCCCCCGCCAAGGCGGCCACGCCCAGGCGAGCCAATTCATCTACGGCCGCCGCCGCCCTCTGTGGATCAGCCGCAGTGTCTCGGACCACCAGCTCGAGTGGTCTTCCGGCGATCCCGCCGGCGTCATTGACTTCGCAAACGGCCAGCTCGAGTCCAGCGAGCAGGTGTTGGCCTGCCTCGACCCAGCCAGGCCGAGTTAGCGGAACGAGAGCGCCGATCAGGACGGCTGATTTGTCAGCCGGCTCTGCTCCAGGTGGAGATGATGGCGTATTCATGCGTTGGCGTCTCCGGATGACCATTCGGTTGCAGAACACCCGGATTGCAGAGTGAACGTCAGTGGCGCGGAGCTTAACCGAACCGAGGATGGTCAGCTTCGGCGCCCCATCCGTGGCCGTCAACCAGCCCTCGCGCCGCCGATCGAGCCTGAGAGGCTTCGGGCGGCTCTGCCGCCCCGCCTCAACCTGCCGCAGAAAGCAGGCTTGAATCAAACTCCCTGCAAACCGTAACCAATTCGTCCTCACTTCTAAGGACGATCACTTATAGAGACGCGATTGGTGCGAACAGAGACAGTATAATACAATTCTGACAATCTGTATGGGCATGGTGACCAATACAGTAGCTTAGATTGATCGCGGATGCCGGTGCATATGATCACACTGCGCGAGGGCCGTCTCTGGTGCCGGTTGCCCGACGGACAGGATTCGACGGTGCTCGGGAAACGTTGCGTGGAGGAAAAAGTCGCTCTCGGCACATCGTGCCATGGTGCGCCGGTGCAAAGCCGCCAGAGAATGCGTTAATGACCGACGATTCTGCTCCGGGCGGCCTCGACCCCGGTTTGCAGCCTCAATCGCCAGCAGGCTTTCAAAACACGCCATTCCTCGTTCAGATCGCCCTGGTTCAAACTTGCCTCCAAAAAGCAGGCTTGAATCAATCTCGCCGCAATCCGTCGACCAATTCGTCCACGCCGCCTAGTCAGGCCGGCTAAATCCCGCCGACTCCAGCCCTTGATGGATTTCGGGCAAATCGAGGTTTGCAAGGAAAGCTTGCACCGCCGGTCGCTCCTTGCGAGCCGAGACCAAGGCGAAATCGTAGTGCTCTTCGGTCAGCGGAATGAACCCAAGCCCAGCGGCTCGCGCGACCGGCGCGATGGTGACGCCCCAGTCGGCGCGGTTCTGCGCCACTGCCGCAGCGACGGCATTGTGCGAACGTGGCTGGTTCCAGTAGCCGTCGGGGCGCGCCGAACCAAGCAGCTTGTCGATCAGGATGCGCGTCCCCGAGCCCTGGTTGCGGTTGACCATCATGCAATCGGGATCGGCAAGCGCGGCGCGCACCGCCTCCTCTGCACCGCTCCCCTCGAAGCGCACGTCCCCCGGGCGGTAGACGATGCCCTGCATGCGCCGCCAGCCTTGTACGAGTTCGAGGCCGTCGCTCAGGAACGGCGCATTGTAGCTTTGCGTGTTGGTATCGAAGAGGTGGATCGGCGCAATATCGCATTCACCCCGCTTGGCGGCGGCCAAGCCGCCTAGGCTTCCGACCGCGATCGACCTCACCGTCAGGCCGGCCCCAAACAGTGCGCCCACGACCAGATCGAGGCCGGTGCAGTTGCTGCCGATCACGACGAGATCGGGAACGCGGACGTGCGGCGTGAACAGCGTGACCGGCGTCTCGCTGCCGGCCGGCAAATGGTCGGCCAATGCCTCGATACGGATGAAGCCGTCCGCCTGGGCAAAAGACGTTATCGCCCCCGAGCCCTTGCCGGTCGGATAAGCGACCAGCCCTTTCTCTCCCTCGACCAGCGATACCATCACGAATTCCGTGCGGCCGAGTTCGGAAGGAATGCGGAACGGAATGCTTGCCGCGACCTGGGCTTCGGTTCGCGGCGGCAGGCCCGCCATGCGGCGCAGCACAGGTACGATCATGTCGTGGAAAGTGAACATGGCCGAAGTCGGAAATCCCGGCAGGATGACGACCGGCTTGCCGTCGCAAACGGCGAGGCAGAGCGGTTTCCCCGGCTTCAGCGCCACGCCGTGGGCGACGATGCCGGGCTGTCCGAGGCGGTTGACGATGCGATGGCTGACGTCGCCTGCGCCCTTCGACGTTCCGCCCGACAGGATCAGCATGTCGTGCGTCGCAAGCGCTTCGCTCATGGCCGCCTCCAGCGTGGCCTCGTCATCGGGAATCGCGCCGAGAAAGGTCGCCTCCCCGCCATTTTCAGTTACCGCCGCGCTGACAATCGCACCGTTGGCGTCGTAGATGCCGGCGGGCCGCAGGGGCTGCCCCGGCTGGACGAGTTCGTCGCCGGTAGACAGAACGGCAACGCGCAGCTTGCGCGCGACAGTCACCAGCGCAATTCCGCAGGCCGCAAGCATACCGATCTCCCGCGATCCGATCACCATTCCGGCGCGCAGCAGGACCTCACCCCGGGCGATGTCGGAACCGGCATACGATACGAACTGGCCGGGCGAAGCTCCGCGCCTGACCTCGATCGCGTCACCTTCCGTTGGCTGTGTGTGCTCCACCATCACGACGGCATCAGAGCCGCGCGGCACGGGTCCGCCCGTCGAGATGGAGGTTGCAGTACCTGCGAGCACGGGCAGTTGCGGGGCGACGCCGCAGGCGATCGTTTCGCGGTTGAGCAGGAGCCGGGCGGGGACCGCTTCGGACGCGGTGGTTAGGTCGGCGGCGCGAACCGCAAAACCGTCGACGTTCGAACGATCGAAGGGAGGCACGTCGATGGGCGCAATGACATCGTTGGCAAGCGCCAGGCCCAGCGCATCCGCCAGCATCCGTTCCTCGGCCGGGATCGGTCGCGGAAATAGCGCAGCCTCGAACCGGGCCAGCGCCTCATCGCGCGACAGAACCGTCAGAA is a window encoding:
- a CDS encoding molybdopterin biosynthesis protein, translated to MISSPVPTRQDTGQEQFLTVLSRDEALARFEAALFPRPIPAEERMLADALGLALANDVIAPIDVPPFDRSNVDGFAVRAADLTTASEAVPARLLLNRETIACGVAPQLPVLAGTATSISTGGPVPRGSDAVVMVEHTQPTEGDAIEVRRGASPGQFVSYAGSDIARGEVLLRAGMVIGSREIGMLAACGIALVTVARKLRVAVLSTGDELVQPGQPLRPAGIYDANGAIVSAAVTENGGEATFLGAIPDDEATLEAAMSEALATHDMLILSGGTSKGAGDVSHRIVNRLGQPGIVAHGVALKPGKPLCLAVCDGKPVVILPGFPTSAMFTFHDMIVPVLRRMAGLPPRTEAQVAASIPFRIPSELGRTEFVMVSLVEGEKGLVAYPTGKGSGAITSFAQADGFIRIEALADHLPAGSETPVTLFTPHVRVPDLVVIGSNCTGLDLVVGALFGAGLTVRSIAVGSLGGLAAAKRGECDIAPIHLFDTNTQSYNAPFLSDGLELVQGWRRMQGIVYRPGDVRFEGSGAEEAVRAALADPDCMMVNRNQGSGTRILIDKLLGSARPDGYWNQPRSHNAVAAAVAQNRADWGVTIAPVARAAGLGFIPLTEEHYDFALVSARKERPAVQAFLANLDLPEIHQGLESAGFSRPD
- a CDS encoding ABC transporter substrate-binding protein; this encodes MNTPSSPPGAEPADKSAVLIGALVPLTRPGWVEAGQHLLAGLELAVCEVNDAGGIAGRPLELVVRDTAADPQRAAAAVDELARLGVAALAGEYHSVVARAAAARADALGLPFLCSSAVLDALTEQPTKWVARLAPAQSHGWQIYADFLLSAGHRRIAVAAESSVYWASGARILRDHLAPRSGTVIELDMHALTPTAVCDELVDNRATALLLLVGHPEPAVSIVKSVRQDQRLAGIMIGAPAGQPEFAEWATLLGDDSAAIPFLRYLPERLSPLGARVETALRRRLGEAPSFVAFEGYDTVAVLADMLRSRGVDRAHTADSWPRVAVEGTRGKIQFSRTPSISVWQWAWAPIQIVDRDPAEPDRFRILHAS